The Populus trichocarpa isolate Nisqually-1 chromosome 18, P.trichocarpa_v4.1, whole genome shotgun sequence genomic interval CTGAAgacattgttgttgttgttcatgACTGAAATGAAGGAGAGAAGGTGCAGTTTCGATGTCGTGACCCTCGCTAGTGGAGTGTTGAAGAGAagagttaattatttttccttgtgtGGGACGCAGACTGACAGTGTTTCCATAAAAGGCTGTGCAAACAATCCCTTTCCATTCTTGAAGCTTAACACTTGTTCAAGTAGATTTATGACtctagctacttcacctttgatgctttcaattttcttttgataatgaGCCTCTATTTGAcccctttcttcattttccatctttTCTCAGTCTAGTGCAGTAAACCTCAGGTGGTGGAACCTATGTTTCAACCTTGGGGCATGCATGATAAATGCATGAGCATATTCTTATATGATGAACTTGTCATTCAAGGGGTGATACATGGTCATAACTCTTATATGATGAGACAAGAATTTTGATTATTGCTCAAACTCTGCAACAAAAATTCCCTGAGAGATGGCCATTGTATCACCCATAAGTCCtgaattcaagatgcttcaagaagggcttgCTTTGATACCAAACAATGTGTAGGGAGTATACATCCTAAAGGCAGGTTCTAATTGTTTTACGTGAGACAaggggtaggtttactacttgatCTTTAATAAGGGGTAGGTTTACTAATTGGTCTCTAATAAGGGGTCTCTCGTTGTCCAGTGATCATCCTTGAAAGGTCGAGATGAGGCTTACAAGTAGTGTGAAGATAAAGGCCCTGGATAATATCATATTGGCATACCAACTACTATCGAGTAAATAATCAAGTAAGAACTGGATGGTTTCACGAGTCTTAGATAAGGTAAAGTCATTGGAATACCGTTATTTCCCCATTTAACTTAAAGTTGAtacaacaaatatttaaaatgaaatgagtGATGTCTGAAGATAAAAATCCATATCCAATATGTGCATGAtgtcataaataaatatacatgctaaagctgtagaaataaaataaaaattcataaccaAATAAACACAACTCGGCAAACATTGTTAGCAATTAACATACAAAAGACAAAGTTTAGTCCTAGAATTCTTCTACGGAGTCGTTATTCTGTCGTATCCGACATCGCGAtgacctttaaaaatttaaaatttggcgaagaaaaaacatattttctagCACTACAACACACAGATGCAGaagaaaaatcttatttattaaaGAACTAACATGGCTATTAAATAGCCTTTCATCAAGACAGAAGGGAAATAACAACCCACGATTTTACAGTCCTACAATCGTGGTATATAACTGAAACGAAACAGAGAATCATTTGTCCCTTAAGACGAGGGATTATTATGCATGACTTCAAAACACTCACATCATAAAAACAATGAAACCCAAACAATATTAATCTAGAGGATCTTAACATCTTTAACactctctctgtttttgttttctttttcatttctcGTTCTCTCTGTTCTTTTCTGGCTTTAGTTCCTCTGtttctgcttcttttctttcatttttttcctctcaagtTCGTTCCTGTCTATGCTCGTCTCCGTcttctatgtttttctattcGTCTTTGTTGTTTCCTCCTTTGtcttctgtgtttttttgtCCCCCCTATGTTTTTCTGTTCGTCCACTGGTTCTCTCTGTTTGCTCTCAGTCCCCCGGTCTACCTCTGTTTGCCTTAGTAATATATATGTAGTAGCATGAGGAGGAGTGTTGGTGTAAGGCTAGTAATATGTTTATTTAGTTTTCCTGTAAATATAGGTATCAATGTAAATAGAGCATCTACACACACTAATCAAGGAAATAACTCATCGTACAATATTTTTACCCTAAAATTACTTGGTAACTGAAAATGTACAAATGAATCAGCTAATATGTATATTGATGGTATCCATATAATATATTCTTTCTTGCTTACAGATAAAATACCAGGATAttgtgaaaaatgaaaaatgaacacACTATCTTGAAAATTTCTAAAACCATCTTTCAAGGTCTATATGAAGCAATAACCTCACAGTTCTCTCACTAACACATCTATCTTACTGTATATGGTAAGCACGAACATACAAAGATCCTGAACGTTAACTTAAactacatcatcatcataatcatcatcatcatcatcatcatcatcaatcaatccttccCTAGCATCTCCAGTAATGCCCCTTTGTCCCCCCTTACAAGGACCATAAGCCTTGCTACAAGCAAGATAATAAATGAAGTTAGCAAAACCCAAACTATAAAGCAGCCAGTAATAGTAATCATAATGTCCTTTGTTGATGTTGCTTGAAACCCAACTCTCTTGATTTGCTTCACTAATAAACCCACGAACATTACTTACTATAAAACTGGCCACCAAGCTTGCAGCAGACAGTCCAATACTAAAAAGATTCGAGGCCACGCTAGACATGCTTTTAGGCAATTCAGTGTAGAAGAACTCATTCAGTCCAACACCATTCATAGCCTCAGAAAATCCaagtaagaaataaaatggCAATAACCACATTGCAGACATGTGCGTAACCGCGTCAGGAATATCTGAAATTCCTTCCCTGATTGCAGTTTCTCGTCGCACCCTCTCTATAATTGCCAGTACTGCCATGGAAGCAGCCGAGACCAGAATCCCAATTCCTATTTTCTGTTTCAAGCCGAGACGTGTTGGTTTTCCCCTGACCTTTGATGCTAGAGGGATGATTACGCGATCGTAGAGAGCAATCCACATTGTTGCAGAGAGCAACAGAAATGCATAGAATGATCCAGCAGGAATTTCAAATTTCGAAGTGATATGTCGGTTCATAGTGGATGCCTGGAGTAATAGGAAAGAGTTTTGACAGACATTTACAGACACCAACACCCCTGTCGACCATATTGGGATTACCTTTATTAGTGCTTTTAGCTCTTCTACTTGATCTACTGTACAAAGAGTCCATGGATCTGAAGCTCTTCCATCTGGCATCAAGTCTTCTTCAGGATTCTTAATAACACAAGCTTTGTTTAGAAACCTAAGACAAGATAAGACAAAAGGAAATCCTTATAGGAACTATcatatatgaaattatttacTCTTTGTAAGACAAGGTAGGTTAATTACCTTATTCTTTCACTTGGCACGACAAGCGCGGATCCCTTCCTATGATGATACAGCTCATCCGTGTCTAGCCATGATAATTCAATCCTTCTCTTTCTATAGGAGGCCACGAGAACTCGAGCAAATCCGATGAGCCAGCTTGCCTTAACCTTTGGCTTGACATAAATGGGAGAAGCCAAGAAGAACGAAAGAGTTGACAGGATCATGAGAACCACAGGAACTCCGAAACCCACCTTCCAGCCCATGGTGTCTTGAATGTAAACTATACAAGTCATGGAAATAAATACAGAAGCTGAGGATGTAACATAGTACCAACTGAAGAAGCTCTCTAATATTCCAGCATGTTTAAGGCTGTCCCTCTTGCTCAATTGATCAGCACCAAAGGCCAGGGAGCATGATCTTATGCCTCCAGCACCGATAGACATAAGGCCTAAGCATAAATATAGAAACAAAAGCTGTGGTGTCGTCGCGTCGTTAGTGCAATTGCTACTAAATTGGGCGCAAGAAGGCACCCTTGCTCCAGGAATTATTGTTGTCAACCACAATAGAACCATTCCCTGCACATTTATTTGATTCCGGTTAATATTTTGACATGATCCAAAGttttgagatagttttttttccttcttctaaACTTCAACCTCGTATTAATTAGAGAAGTGCAAACAactttagtgtgtgtgtgtgtgtgatgaaGATTTGTCAATTTGGACAACACACATGACAACAGGTCTTGttgaagatttttataaaaggatttaagaataaaatagatataattaaacat includes:
- the LOC18107475 gene encoding protein NRT1/ PTR FAMILY 1.2 isoform X2, which gives rise to MITEPLLSSPKGGIRALFFIIANEALERLASFGLSTNMILYLTREYGMDAASGAQILFLYSAAGNFMPIIGAFLADTYVGRYPMIGFGCIASLLGMVLLWLTTIIPGARVPSCAQFSSNCTNDATTPQLLFLYLCLGLMSIGAGGIRSCSLAFGADQLSKRDSLKHAGILESFFSWYYVTSSASVFISMTCIVYIQDTMGWKVGFGVPVVLMILSTLSFFLASPIYVKPKVKASWLIGFARVLVASYRKRRIELSWLDTDELYHHRKGSALVVPSERIRFLNKACVIKNPEEDLMPDGRASDPWTLCTVDQVEELKALIKVIPIWSTGVLVSVNVCQNSFLLLQASTMNRHITSKFEIPAGSFYAFLLLSATMWIALYDRVIIPLASKVRGKPTRLGLKQKIGIGILVSAASMAVLAIIERVRRETAIREGISDIPDAVTHMSAMWLLPFYFLLGFSEAMNGVGLNEFFYTELPKSMSSVASNLFSIGLSAASLVASFIVSNVRGFISEANQESWVSSNINKGHYDYYYWLLYSLGFANFIYYLACSKAYGPCKGGQRGITGDAREGLIDDDDDDDDDYDDDVV